The Sphingobacterium lactis sequence GAAATAATCCAGATAACACGTTGTTCTCCCGTCAGTTAAGCCGGAGCAAACGCGATGATAAAAATACAACCGTTCAATTTGATTTAATTGGCGAAGAACTGTACACGGGCAAGATTAAACATACCGCGCAAGTTGGTTTTGATTACCGTATTGCTGATGCCAAAACAACGGCTATGGCTGGGACATTGAGCCCAATCGGCAAGGGCATCGACCTTGGCAAACGTACAGCCATCGATACGATTGATATCCATGGGTCATGGGCTACGGATCTGGCACAGGTGCAATACCACGATGTGAATGGAAATGATCAAGTGGGATTGAAAGTGGCCTTCGTTGACGGCGAACCGGTTGCTGCCTACTACAATACGTTCGGAATCCTAGCACAGGATGTGATCGAATTCAATAAATACCTGAAAGTGGCGTTGGGATTACGCTATTCGGAAATCGATACGAAAGACTTCACCTCCAATAGTCGTAAGAAAGAGAGTGCCTGGAACCCAAGCTTTGGTGTCATCGTTACGCCAATGAAAAATGTGAATGTATTTGGATCCTATACGAATGCGACCAATCTGCGCAGCGCGTCCAATCCAATGGTAGGCGGTGGTACAATTGGTGCTTCAACGACAACCCAATTCGAAGGGGGGATCAAATCAGATTGGTTGGATGATAAATTGCGATTTAACCTGACTTACTTCCATATCTTTACCTCAAACCTGTCAAATCAAGAGTATGTAGACGGTACAACAAATCCTACTGGATATTACTTTAAAGCAGGTGATTTGGTGCGTGATGGTATCGAAGCGGAATTGAACGGTCGTGTTATGGACAATTTAACCGTGATGTTGGGCTATGCCTATTTAAATGCACGCTATAAAGACTCACCTTCCTACGTTGAAGGATCTGCACCAATGAACGCACCGGACCATACCGCAAACGGTTGGGTTCAATACGAATTCAATCAAGGTTTCCTACGTAACCTAAGCTTAAGTGCAGGTGTATATTATGTCGGTGAACGTCCAGTGAATGAATACAGTACCAAATATGATGGACATACCTATAACCCAGGTGAAAAACCATTCGATATGCCTGCATATACAACCGTGAATGCACAAGTGGGCTATAAGATGAAACATTGGGAAGGTCGTTTATTCCTGAATAACTTGACAGATGTAGTTGGCTTGAACTCGTATTTCAGAGGTGGATTCATCAATCAGATCGACCCTAGAAATGTTGCCTTTGCATTAAATTATAAGTTCTAAAAGAAAAGCTGTTCATCAGCAGAATATTGAATTTTTAAAACACCTGGAGCAATCCAGGTGTTTTTTTTGTTCCTATGAAATTGAGTGAGAA is a genomic window containing:
- a CDS encoding TonB-dependent receptor domain-containing protein, which encodes MKMNLKIVLPLLGLVAGSTCLQAQTTVKGRIVNESKEPVSDITVIVGEKATSTDAQGYFNLYYDKPGRFKIKVSGLGYSTREIEYRQDGGETTLNDIVLKADGYNIDQVEVFGERGRQPKGLEDITRLPLKPSDQIQSISVISHKVIEDQGALTITEAVRNIPGVTLFGSYGGVKESMSSRGFRGVPVLKNGVRMDSQFQTASGVVDMQGVESIQMIKGSAAITQGVITDIGNAGGVINVVTKTPNFVNAGNVGVRVGSWGQFRPTFDVQGVVDSKETLAVRFNGSYERADSYRKGVSANSVYFNPSIKWKASEKTTITLEGDYLNSNKTPVTSAVNLNPSQSVNALYVLPYDKIAGLATDNNNTVMSSVMASISHSLSDNWRVRGTYAKSSYQVDNMSTGASILRGNNPDNTLFSRQLSRSKRDDKNTTVQFDLIGEELYTGKIKHTAQVGFDYRIADAKTTAMAGTLSPIGKGIDLGKRTAIDTIDIHGSWATDLAQVQYHDVNGNDQVGLKVAFVDGEPVAAYYNTFGILAQDVIEFNKYLKVALGLRYSEIDTKDFTSNSRKKESAWNPSFGVIVTPMKNVNVFGSYTNATNLRSASNPMVGGGTIGASTTTQFEGGIKSDWLDDKLRFNLTYFHIFTSNLSNQEYVDGTTNPTGYYFKAGDLVRDGIEAELNGRVMDNLTVMLGYAYLNARYKDSPSYVEGSAPMNAPDHTANGWVQYEFNQGFLRNLSLSAGVYYVGERPVNEYSTKYDGHTYNPGEKPFDMPAYTTVNAQVGYKMKHWEGRLFLNNLTDVVGLNSYFRGGFINQIDPRNVAFALNYKF